ACCGAAGTCATTCTCAATCTCAAACGGCTCTCGCTCAAAATTCACTCCGACGAAGAGAAGATCTTGATTATCGACGCGGATCATCCGGGAGCAATCACCGCCGCCGACATTCGAGCCGATTCGGATGTTGACATCATGAATCCGGACTTGCACATCGCGACGTTGACCGAAGGCGCGCGTGTTTATATGGAATTGCGCGCTGGTCGGGGCCGCGGCTATGTGCCTGCGCATCGCAACAAACCGGACGAACAGGAAATTGGCTTAATTCCAATCGACTCATTGTACTCGCCAATTTCGCGTGTAAACTTCGGAGTCGAGAACACGCGGGTTGGTCAAGTGACTGACTACGATAAGCTCACGCTGGAAGTTTGGACGGACGGAAGTGTTGCGCCAGACGAAGCGGTGAGCGTCGGGGCGAAGATTCTCACGGATCATCTCATGCTCTTCGTAGGGCTGACTGATCGCGGTAAAGATACCGACATGATGGTCGAAAAGGAAAGTACGCAGAACGATCGCGTGATGGATATGCCAATTGAAGAACTGGACTTGTCGGTCCGTTCGTACAATTGCTTGAAGCGCGCTGGAATCAATACAGTGGCAGAACTCTGCTCACGTTCTGAGGAAGAAATGATGAAGGTGCGCAACTTGGGACGGAAGTCTCTCGAAGAGGTTGTCGAGAAGCTGGAAGGCCTGGGTCTGGGTCTGCGCGACGACGACTGAGCACTTTTGACGTCTCTGGCGAAGGAGGGAAATGAAGTGGCTTACCGTAAACTGAATCGTACATCTTCCAATCGCAAGGCTTTGTTTCGTAGCTTGGTAACGGACCTGTTTCTCTACGAAAAGATCCAAACGACGGAAGCAAAGGCGAAAGAACTTCGTTCTATCGCTGATAAATTGATCACCTTGGCAAAACGAGGCGACTTGCACGCTCGTCGTCAAGTGGCACAATTCGTCCGCCGCGAACAGCTTGAGGGTGAGAACGCTCAAGACGCTATTCAGAAACTGTTTGGTGACATTGCACCCCGTTTCCAGGAGCGCAATGGT
This is a stretch of genomic DNA from Alicyclobacillus dauci. It encodes these proteins:
- a CDS encoding DNA-directed RNA polymerase subunit alpha, which translates into the protein MIEIEKPRIEIVEQTEDYGKFVCEPLERGYGTTFGNSLRRILLSSIPGAAVRSVKIEGVLHEFATIPGVVEDVTEVILNLKRLSLKIHSDEEKILIIDADHPGAITAADIRADSDVDIMNPDLHIATLTEGARVYMELRAGRGRGYVPAHRNKPDEQEIGLIPIDSLYSPISRVNFGVENTRVGQVTDYDKLTLEVWTDGSVAPDEAVSVGAKILTDHLMLFVGLTDRGKDTDMMVEKESTQNDRVMDMPIEELDLSVRSYNCLKRAGINTVAELCSRSEEEMMKVRNLGRKSLEEVVEKLEGLGLGLRDDD
- the rplQ gene encoding 50S ribosomal protein L17; this encodes MAYRKLNRTSSNRKALFRSLVTDLFLYEKIQTTEAKAKELRSIADKLITLAKRGDLHARRQVAQFVRREQLEGENAQDAIQKLFGDIAPRFQERNGGYTRIVKIGPRRGDAAPMVLIELVQ